In Mycetocola zhujimingii, one DNA window encodes the following:
- a CDS encoding helix-turn-helix transcriptional regulator yields MSATTSRALELLALLQTHRHWPSSDLIQRLGVTARTLRRDIDRLRTLGYRVTATRGSIGGYQLEAGQELPPLSLTEEEAVAMAIGLRAYATEGIADGEVTALTALAKLEHLLPAELRRRVNALSAHVQPLRRDTPQVSAELLGQLALVCRDRDRIRFHYEARDGCQTDRLVEPHSLVSSSRHWFLVAWDVTRADWRTFRVDRMTRFFDTRVRFDARDLPAEDAAEFIQVAVSQLAEPRLLADVVMAIPLEQMRARFGPWSDGAEAVDDGHTRWPLGGGSFEELISALAWVEQGVEYRIEGNDEFAEFVREAATRMLRAV; encoded by the coding sequence ATGTCAGCTACCACGTCTCGGGCTCTCGAACTTCTCGCCCTGCTGCAGACTCACCGGCATTGGCCAAGCTCCGACCTCATCCAGCGCCTCGGGGTGACGGCGCGCACCCTCCGCCGTGATATCGACAGGCTGCGAACCCTCGGTTATCGGGTGACGGCAACGCGGGGGTCGATCGGCGGCTATCAGCTCGAGGCCGGTCAGGAACTCCCGCCGCTGTCGCTCACCGAGGAGGAAGCCGTCGCGATGGCGATCGGGCTGCGGGCGTATGCAACCGAGGGCATCGCCGACGGCGAAGTCACGGCGCTGACCGCGCTCGCTAAACTCGAGCACCTGCTCCCGGCCGAACTCCGCAGGCGGGTGAACGCGCTGTCGGCGCACGTGCAGCCGCTCCGCAGGGACACGCCGCAGGTATCCGCCGAGCTCCTCGGCCAGCTCGCCCTTGTGTGCCGTGATCGGGATCGTATCCGGTTTCACTATGAGGCGCGTGACGGGTGCCAGACCGACCGGCTCGTCGAGCCGCACTCATTGGTGTCGTCGTCCCGTCACTGGTTTCTCGTGGCCTGGGACGTCACCCGGGCCGACTGGCGCACCTTCCGCGTCGACAGGATGACCAGGTTCTTCGACACCCGTGTGCGGTTCGACGCTCGTGACCTGCCCGCCGAAGACGCCGCGGAGTTCATTCAGGTCGCGGTCTCGCAGCTGGCCGAACCTCGACTGCTCGCCGACGTGGTGATGGCCATTCCCCTGGAGCAGATGCGGGCCCGGTTCGGACCGTGGTCGGACGGAGCCGAAGCGGTTGACGACGGCCACACCCGCTGGCCTCTTGGCGGTGGGTCGTTCGAAGAGCTGATCAGCGCGCTCGCCTGGGTCGAGCAGGGCGTCGAGTACCGGATCGAGGGAAACGACGAGTTTGCTGAGTTTGTCCGGGAAGCGGCGACGCGGATGCTGCGGGCAGTTTGA